Within Coregonus clupeaformis isolate EN_2021a chromosome 20, ASM2061545v1, whole genome shotgun sequence, the genomic segment acacagccaTTTCCTGATCACGCGAATAAGCAGCGTCATGGTTTTAAACCATCCCAACTATACCAGACGTATCCCATATCCCAATTCTCATTGAGACAGTGATCACCAACTTTCTCATACATAGTGATGGAAGCCACTATATATATGACAGTATGTTGGATTGCATCCTATgtatgtaattaataacttttctCTTCACAGTTGGTGTCTTTTGGACTGAGCAATCAGATGGTGGTAACCTTCAAAGAGGAGAACCTCATGACGTTCAAGCATCTCTTCCTCAAAGATTACGTGGATGGCCGTGGGGACTCTTATGCTGTGTACAGGCAGGATGAGGTGTATGAACACATTTCTTACATAGTCGATAAGGTAAGGACAGTCAACAGCTGCTATCACGTTCTGTCGAACATAAACTGTGATTGGAAATGAATTATATACAGGGATATCTCCTCTGTATTGCTTTTGGTTTCTAATTGAGGACAGTAGGTAAAACCTGTGAGATGGTAACCTGAATTCCAGGCAAGTTCTGACCATTCCCTTTATcctgtgacactgtctgtgtccCGAGAACTCAAAATACTGTTTACCAGGAGTATTCTCCCTAGTCCCACCACCTAGTAAACAATATTTTGCATCCTCAGGAACAGTTGACAGTGACATAATGGCATGTGATTGTTAAGCAGCACAATAGTTTACTCCTTTGTTTTGTCACATTACTGTCAATCATAAAATGAGTTTTATAGGTAAAGTAGCTTGTATAGTTCTGTCCTCTTAGAGGACTTTGTACAGTACCTAGCTCCTTTCATTTTGGATGGATTTTTGCTGTGTAAAGGTAGTGTTTTACGGAGCATGATTCCACTGAAATACCTACCCAACGTCTGTTTATTGTGATTTGTTTAGCCTCCAACTTCTGTTCTGTCACAGCTTGATAGTTCACCAACATTTAAAgttgtattagtcgtatgtacaggatacacatggtatacaccaaccaacgaaatgcttacttgcaggttccttttcgacaatgcaacaacaataataaaaGCTAAGAAAacaaacataaagtaaatgtctcagtagaatagaataatcattttagcatcagtataatacaggaaggcacaatttatagtccaatatttacacatgtatcagggaaggggggattgggggcAAGTGTATAAATTGTGCAGTATTCATGGCATCCCTTGTCAATCAAACATAATTTgagtacatacagtatgtgattgCTTACTTTTTATGTTACAGTTGTCGTTCTTTTATGTCCTAATTGTAGTATTCCCGTCTGCGAAATATCACAGTTGGTAACCATGCCTATGAGAAGAACGGGGATACCTattcccctctgtctctgtgccaGGAGTTCTACAGGAATGGAAGCATCTCACCAGCCAATGAGACCTTTGATATAGACGCACAGATTGAAACTGGTAGGCTAATGGATACTGTATACTATATGTAATTTACAGTTTAGCTTTCAGTGGTGTGTAAGAGTTGCCTGACGACTCACtgaattcttccgctgctctatcgttcgctacatacttcagtcttgAACTGCCAttattgaagtcgtttgtggtgacatCGAAATGAGgagtgttgtacaaaacaaagtaatcagcaattggatcatctctaaccaatcagagtatcaaagccaatgacgcaTTTTCAAAATgcctctttacccacgtgtgttctgggaCCAATAAGACGGTCTAGAATGGATTTCCATTCTAGAAATCGTCAGGGAGGTATTCCGATCCAGACTCAAtacggagaagaaactaacgtctgtGGGTGTAGCGTTTGGCCAGAGCAAGGaatttgggtagccaggcaagtcTAACAGGTTCGATATGCTTTAATCACTTTATCAGAAAGGTCTGAACAGAAGGTTATGATTTGGACTGAGGAGGTTTTGATAAGCAATCAGATTTTTTTATTAAttgcagaaatgtttttaaaAGTCACTTTGTGGTTATTTCCCCCACAACAGAATGCCTTGAGATTGTTCCTGTGTTCCCCATGGGAAGCACAACAGAGGATGATCTGTTGAATTTCATTGTGCATTTCAAAAGGTATCAGGCTGTGATTTTAAACTTATAATTTTTCCTGCATATTCATAAGTAATATAACTTTATCCACTGTATCCTTTTAACAAAAACAGGTCATTTTGCTTATAGTACATGAGTGTGGGGTGATAGCTCTTTAAACAAACACATTACATAATATTCATAACTGGATCCCTCACATTTTTTGTCCTAAATGTAGGTTGTTGTACTTGTCAGTGATAAGATACTGTATTTGTCTTTGTGACTTGCAGATTGTTGAATGTGAAGATCAAGTTCACTCTGAAGGCCATAAATTTACAGACAGTCAGAAACAGAGAGCTGCCAAACTGCTATGACTTTGATGTCACGGTATGTCATCTGACTCTAGGCTGTTTATCTACCTCACCTATTGGCTAGGCAGATTATAGACATATTTCCAGTATGACAGTATGTTCTCTGTGTATTTAGAAGTTTCTTCCCATTTTTATCCTTTAGAGTTCCACTGTATCTTCAAAGTTGATAGTTCATTGTTTGAAACTTGAGAAAAGTATTAGGTGTGACTGGAATGTTAGCTAGGGCTTGGCCAGTTAAACATAAACTCTCCATACCCTTTCCTTCCGTATTTAAAAACCATGTCTCTTTCTCTGGTTAACAGATCACCTTCAACAACCAAGcccacagtggcagaataaaggTCGACCTGGACAATGACGTTGATATAAATGAATGTAGAGACTGGAAAGTAACCGGGGCCTGTATGTTCAGTGTATAATCATTAGCCCTTCCTCTTTCATTTTACTCTAGCGCTACCTGTATTTAAAAGGGTGTGTTTTATAGATCAAAGTTCTGCTGTAATTGTTTTCAACCAAAGAGTGGCAGTGTTGTTCTAGTTTAGTTTTCTCTCCTCAGCTCCCAAGAACATCTATTACCCACTGCTGTTTGACTGTCTCATCATTGGAACGTGTATCACCTCTCTGGCCCTCTGCACACGCTCTGTGCTCAACGGGATACGGCTACAGTTTGTAAGTCTACTattctgccctacaaaggcaaagtgCAGTAACTACGAATTTGTTAACCTTTCATCTGATGTAATGGCCAGGTATACTATCTGATTGTGGTATTTAGTTTCCTGACACAAGAACAAGCCAGTCGATCAGAATATGTCATGAAGTACCAGAAATTGCTGTCTAATTACGTAGGCACTGCACTTTTGCAGGGCAGTATTGTCAACAGTGAATGGTGAGTGGTTTTTGTGTGTTATGGCTGTATCCGTCTAATTTTCCCAGGAGTACACAGACTTCTGCCTAGTCCGTCACGGGAAGGAGGTTCCATGGTCCGATAGGCTGGAGTTTTTGAACGGCTGGTATATCCTCATCATTGCCAGTGATACACTCACCATCATCGGCTCCATTCTGAAAATAGAAATCCAGACAAAGGTGTGTGTGACATTTTATCCGCATTAGCCTTCACACGTTACACAAATAATATTTGTCTAATTTGTGGTGACTTCGTCTTAGTTCAGCCGTGTGCTTTTCCCTTAGATTCTCACCAGTTATGATGTCTGCAGCATCTTTCTTGGGACGGGCACAATGCTTGTTTGGATCGGAGTCATACGCTACATGGGCTACTTCAAGAAGTACAATGTAGGACACTCATGTTGAATTCAACACGATGCTTCACACAACACATATTATCTATTTTTTTAAAAGTGGAATACTGGATGAATTCCATTGAACTGTGGATTGTGATTGGGTATTCCTAGATTCTCATCCTGACCCTGAGAGCAGCGTTCCCAAACGTGGTCCGGTTCATTGGTTGTGCCGGAATCATCTACCTGGGGTACTGTTTCTGTGGCTGGATCGTGCTCGGGCCCTACCACGAGAAGGTAGGAGATCAAACGAGggttgaacccacaaccttcaagTGCTTTCTGTTGGGAGTGTTATCACTCAACCACACATGTGCCAGGGTTTTTTAACAGTAAAAGGAGGCTTTAACTGGattttttaattacatttttacCATAACCTTGTCTGTTTTGCTGTGTTAGTTCCGGACCCTGAACACAGTATCAGAGTGCCTGTTCTCGCTGATAAACGGAGATGACATGTATCCCACCTTCAAGTACATGAAGCAGAAGAGTTACCTGGTGTGGCTGTTCAGCAGAGTCTACCTCTACACCTTCGTCTCGCTCTTCATCTACATGATCCTCAGCCTCTTCATCACCCTTATCACTGATACCTATGACACCATAAAGGTTAAGATTCATTATAGGCAGTGTATACAGCCGGCAGATATTGAATAGTTCCGGATGGTGATTTGCTAAACCCTTAGCGCAACACATTTCCATGCCTAATATTTAGCTCTGATGGTCGACTATGCACTTCTGTTATTATAACATTTCACTTGCTTTTTGTTACAATACTATTCCTAGTAAAAACATTTCCTCACCAGAATGATCCTCCTATTGTTTGTGttgcagcaacagcagcaggagGGGAGCCCAGTGTCAGAGCTGCATTGTTTCATGTCGGAGTGTAAAGATCTGCCCACCTCAGGACGCTACCGGGTAGAGGGGGAGTCTGGCTCCTTCACCTGCTGCTTCCCCAGGTGAGGACAAACCGAGTGACATTTGTGTTTgcatttattagggatccccattctTCCTGGGTTTCAAACACATAAAACATGtgttttacatataaaacaaaagttaAAACACTACATCATATAAAATGAttataccactacatatctacaatacaaaatgtataataccaccatacaacaatattacaatgtacttgagtgtagagtgcgtgtgctagcgcttgcatgcatgtgtctgttcctttgtgtgtctcttcacagtcccctctgTTCCATAAGGTATATTTGTATCTAATATATTTTTaatctactgcttgcatcagttacctgatgtgaaatagagttccatgtagtcatggctctatgtagtactgtgtgcctcccatagtctgttctggacttggggattgtgaagagacctacagtgaggggaaaaaagtatttgatcccctgctgattttgtacgtttgcccactgacaaagaaatgatcagtctataattttaatggtaggtttatttgaacagtgagagacagaataacaacaaaaaaatccagaaatacgcatgtcaaaaatgttataaattgatttgcattttaatgagggaaataagtatttgaccccctctcaatcagaaagatttctggctcccaggtgtctttttatacaggtaatgagctgagattaggagcacactcttaaagggagtgctcctaatctcagtttgttacctgtataaaagacacctgtccacagaagcaatcaatcaatcagattccaaactctccaccatggccaaggctggaatgggctacaagaccatcgccaagcagcttggtgagaaggtgacaacagttggtgcgattatttctcaaatggaagaaatacaaaataactgtcaatctccctctgcctggggctccatgcaagatctcacctcgtggagttgcaatgatcatgagaacagtgaggaatcagcccagaactacacgggaggatcttgtcaatgatctcaaggcagctgggaccatagtcaccaagaaaacaattggtaacacaatacgccgtgaaggactgaaatcctgcagcgcacgcaaggtccccctgctcaagaaagcacatatacaggcccgtctgaagtttgacaatgaacatctgaatgattcagaggagaactgggtgaaagtgttgtggtcagatgagaccaaaatggagctctttggcatcaacttaactcaccgtgtttggaggaggaggaatgctgcctatgaccccaagaacaccatccccactgtcaaacacggaggtggaaacagtatgctttgggggtgtttttctgctaaggggacaagacaacttcaccgcatcaaagggatgatggacggggccatgtaccgtcaaatcttgggtgagaacctccttccctcagccagggcattgaaaatgggtcgtggatgggtattccggcatgacaatgacccaaaacacacggccaaggcaacaaaggagtggctcaagaagaagcacattaaggtcctggagtggcctagccagtctccagaccttaatcccatagaaaatctgtggaaggagctgaaggttcgagttgccaaacgtcagcctcgaaaccttaatgacttggagaagatctgcaaagaggagtgggacaaaatccctcctgagatgtgtgcaaacctggtggccaactacaagaaacatctgacctctgtgattgccaacaagggtattgccaccaagtactaagtcatgttttgcagaggggtcaaatacttatttccctcattaaaaagcaaatcaatttataacatttttgacatgcgtttttctggatttttgttgttgttattctgtctctcactgttcaaataaacctaccattaaaattatagactgatcatgtctttgtcagtgggcaaacgtacaaaatcagcaggggatcaaatacttttttccctcactgtatgttggcatgtcttgtggggtatgcatgggtgtccgagctgtgtgctagtagtttaaacagacagctcggtgcattcagcttgtcaacacttcttacaaaaacaagtagtgatgaagtcaatctctcttccgctttgagccatgagattgacatgcatatatATCATTGTTAGCTCcctgtgtacttttaagggccagccgtgctgccctgttctgagccaattgaatTTTGTGGCACCtaaccacacgactgaacagtagtcctagtgcaacaaaactagggcctgtaggacctgccttttgttgatagtgttgttaaggcagaatagcactttattatggacagaccttagctactgttgtatcaatatgttttgaccatgacagtttacaatccaggattactccaagcagtttagtcacctcaaatttcgacattattcattacaagatttagttgaggtttagtgaatgatttgtcccaaa encodes:
- the mcoln3b gene encoding mucolipin-3 isoform X2 — translated: MEHSGSYSSVYEPNGHAAWADDQQHQDLETADNLRRKIKYFFMNPCEKYKARGRKPWKLMLQIIKIAIITIQLVSFGLSNQMVVTFKEENLMTFKHLFLKDYVDGRGDSYAVYRQDEVYEHISYIVDKYSRLRNITVGNHAYEKNGDTYSPLSLCQEFYRNGSISPANETFDIDAQIETECLEIVPVFPMGSTTEDDLLNFIVHFKRLLNVKIKFTLKAINLQTVRNRELPNCYDFDVTITFNNQAHSGRIKVDLDNDVDINECRDWKVTGASPKNIYYPLLFDCLIIGTCITSLALCTRSVLNGIRLQFEYTDFCLVRHGKEVPWSDRLEFLNGWYILIIASDTLTIIGSILKIEIQTKILTSYDVCSIFLGTGTMLVWIGVIRYMGYFKKYNILILTLRAAFPNVVRFIGCAGIIYLGYCFCGWIVLGPYHEKFRTLNTVSECLFSLINGDDMYPTFKYMKQKSYLVWLFSRVYLYTFVSLFIYMILSLFITLITDTYDTIKQQQQEGSPVSELHCFMSECKDLPTSGRYRVEGESGSFTCCFPRCKDSRERLSSESIDSEP
- the mcoln3b gene encoding mucolipin-3 isoform X1 gives rise to the protein MVERDHVSECEMRFVIQHCSGQSSEMEHSGSYSSVYEPNGHAAWADDQQHQDLETADNLRRKIKYFFMNPCEKYKARGRKPWKLMLQIIKIAIITIQLVSFGLSNQMVVTFKEENLMTFKHLFLKDYVDGRGDSYAVYRQDEVYEHISYIVDKYSRLRNITVGNHAYEKNGDTYSPLSLCQEFYRNGSISPANETFDIDAQIETECLEIVPVFPMGSTTEDDLLNFIVHFKRLLNVKIKFTLKAINLQTVRNRELPNCYDFDVTITFNNQAHSGRIKVDLDNDVDINECRDWKVTGASPKNIYYPLLFDCLIIGTCITSLALCTRSVLNGIRLQFEYTDFCLVRHGKEVPWSDRLEFLNGWYILIIASDTLTIIGSILKIEIQTKILTSYDVCSIFLGTGTMLVWIGVIRYMGYFKKYNILILTLRAAFPNVVRFIGCAGIIYLGYCFCGWIVLGPYHEKFRTLNTVSECLFSLINGDDMYPTFKYMKQKSYLVWLFSRVYLYTFVSLFIYMILSLFITLITDTYDTIKQQQQEGSPVSELHCFMSECKDLPTSGRYRVEGESGSFTCCFPRCKDSRERLSSESIDSEP